Proteins encoded within one genomic window of Streptomyces sp. NBC_00523:
- a CDS encoding complex I subunit 4 family protein encodes MQFLLAFVVVGPLIGAVAALLPAPPGLKGRSPDQAVLRHGVTVTGVILLATLVLAAGFDHDHPSKMQATTDISWIPALDVRIHLGIDGISLPLLVLTALLTFLCALYSYFKLPEGPSPKAFVALVLLLESGTLATFAVLDLILFFLAFEMVLIPMYFLIARWGGAGRQAAAWKFILYTLLGSVVMLLGLLLIGLKSGTFDTVALATDNGRGLTSSVQVTAVLAIGIGLAVKTPMWPLHSWLPDAHTAAPTVGSVLLAGVLLKMGTYGFVRILLPVAPDGMHTFAPYLAAFAVAGIVYGSLACLALARPGAKGDLKRLIAYSSVGHMGFVLLGIASMTPTGVNGALFANIAHGLITGLLFFLVGAVKDRYGTADLDTLAGATGAALYGRAPRLGGLLAFAAVASLGLPGLAGFWGEMLALFGAFDPAEGLSRPAFLTFMSIAAFGTLLTAAYLLIVVRRVCMGAQRDEPRPIADVQSYEFAAWTPLAALTVLAGLWPAVLLGLTDPAVQKLLAGGKS; translated from the coding sequence ATGCAGTTCCTTCTGGCGTTCGTCGTCGTCGGCCCGCTCATCGGCGCCGTCGCCGCCCTGCTCCCCGCCCCGCCCGGGCTGAAGGGCCGCAGCCCCGACCAGGCCGTGCTCCGCCACGGCGTGACCGTCACCGGCGTCATCCTCCTGGCGACCCTGGTGCTGGCCGCCGGCTTCGACCACGACCACCCGTCGAAGATGCAGGCCACCACCGACATCAGCTGGATCCCGGCGCTCGACGTGCGCATCCACCTCGGCATCGACGGCATCTCGCTCCCCCTGCTCGTCCTGACCGCGCTGCTGACCTTCCTCTGCGCGCTCTACAGCTACTTCAAGCTGCCCGAAGGCCCCTCCCCGAAGGCGTTCGTCGCGCTGGTCCTCCTCCTGGAGTCCGGCACCCTCGCCACCTTCGCCGTCCTCGACCTGATCCTGTTCTTCCTGGCGTTCGAGATGGTGCTCATCCCGATGTACTTCCTGATCGCCCGATGGGGCGGTGCGGGGAGGCAGGCGGCCGCCTGGAAGTTCATCCTCTACACACTGCTCGGCTCGGTCGTCATGCTGCTGGGCCTGCTCCTCATCGGACTGAAGAGCGGCACCTTCGACACGGTGGCACTCGCCACTGACAACGGTCGCGGGCTCACCTCGTCCGTGCAGGTCACCGCCGTTCTGGCGATCGGGATCGGGCTCGCCGTGAAGACCCCGATGTGGCCGCTCCACAGCTGGCTGCCCGACGCCCACACCGCCGCCCCGACCGTCGGCTCCGTGCTCCTCGCGGGCGTCCTGCTGAAGATGGGCACGTACGGCTTCGTCCGCATCCTGCTCCCGGTCGCCCCCGACGGGATGCACACCTTCGCCCCGTACCTCGCGGCCTTCGCCGTCGCCGGGATCGTCTACGGATCGCTCGCCTGCCTGGCCCTCGCCCGGCCCGGCGCCAAGGGCGACCTGAAGCGGCTCATCGCGTACTCCTCCGTCGGCCACATGGGCTTCGTGCTCCTCGGCATCGCGAGCATGACCCCCACCGGCGTCAACGGCGCGCTCTTCGCCAACATCGCCCACGGGCTCATCACCGGCCTGCTGTTCTTCCTGGTCGGCGCCGTCAAGGACCGGTACGGCACCGCCGACCTGGACACCCTCGCCGGAGCCACCGGCGCCGCGCTCTACGGCCGCGCGCCCCGCCTCGGCGGCCTCCTCGCGTTCGCCGCGGTCGCCTCCCTCGGGCTGCCGGGACTCGCCGGGTTCTGGGGCGAGATGCTGGCCCTGTTCGGCGCGTTCGACCCGGCCGAGGGGCTGAGCCGGCCCGCCTTCCTGACGTTCATGTCGATCGCCGCCTTCGGCACCCTGCTCACCGCCGCGTACCTGCTGATCGTGGTCCGCCGCGTCTGCATGGGCGCCCAGCGCGACGAACCGCGGCCGATCGCCGACGTCCAGAGCTACGAATTCGCCGCCTGGACCCCCCTCGCGGCCCTCACCGTCCTCGCCGGCCTGTGGCCCGCCGTCCTCCTCGGCCTCACCGACCCGGCCGTGCAGAAGCTCCTCGCAGGAGGCAAGTCGTGA
- a CDS encoding NADH-quinone oxidoreductase subunit N, with amino-acid sequence MTTAAESATSLVQSVDWLAIAPPLTAAAVALVVLVADLFVTEARKPLLGYGAVAGLVVSLALIIPLHEGDRSTFCLTSGSHACSYTADHFTLVIQALVLGGALLTALLSLGDTRKLPAGEFWFLLLSSAAGAALLPASRDLATLVIALEVASLPAFALVGIKRGDRRSSEAALKFFLSSVTATAVMLLGVSFVYAATGTLHLTDLAGRLGRVDPQLSTLAGAGVALTLVGFAFKTAAAPFHFWVPDTYVGAPLPIAAYLSVVGKAVGFTGLILVTVIAFPAYADVWGPALAVLAALTMTVGNVAALRQSASRARSAVRLLAWSSVAQAGYLLVPIASAAYAGERRIGSTVAYALMYAVVNLGAFAVAALVARTRPGNRLDDYRGLYATRPLAALALAFFLLCLAGLPPGIIGLFAKVTVFSAAVDAGLGWLAVVMAVNVVVALYYYLQWTAALFRAPADGEEAAPAVRHRVPASLTAAIVLTAAAGVVLSGAPQTVLRFATVNLF; translated from the coding sequence GTGACCACAGCGGCCGAGAGCGCCACCAGCCTCGTCCAGTCCGTCGACTGGCTCGCCATCGCGCCCCCGCTCACCGCCGCGGCCGTCGCCCTCGTCGTCCTGGTCGCCGACCTCTTCGTCACCGAGGCCCGCAAACCGCTCCTCGGCTACGGGGCCGTCGCCGGGCTCGTCGTCTCGCTCGCCCTGATCATCCCGCTCCACGAAGGCGACCGCTCGACCTTCTGCCTCACCAGCGGCAGCCACGCCTGCAGCTACACCGCCGACCACTTCACCCTGGTCATCCAGGCCCTCGTGCTCGGCGGCGCGCTGCTCACCGCGCTGCTCTCCCTCGGCGACACCCGTAAGCTCCCGGCGGGCGAGTTCTGGTTCCTGCTGCTCTCGTCGGCCGCCGGCGCCGCGCTGCTGCCCGCTTCGCGGGACCTCGCCACGCTGGTCATCGCCCTCGAAGTCGCCTCGCTGCCCGCGTTCGCCCTCGTCGGCATCAAGCGCGGCGACCGGCGCTCCTCCGAGGCCGCGCTGAAGTTCTTCCTGTCCTCCGTGACCGCCACCGCCGTGATGCTCCTCGGCGTCAGCTTCGTGTACGCGGCCACCGGCACGCTCCACCTCACGGACCTGGCCGGGCGCCTCGGCCGCGTCGACCCCCAGCTCTCCACCCTCGCCGGGGCGGGCGTCGCGCTGACCCTGGTCGGCTTCGCCTTCAAGACGGCCGCCGCGCCCTTCCACTTCTGGGTGCCCGACACCTACGTCGGCGCCCCGCTGCCCATCGCCGCCTACCTCTCGGTCGTCGGCAAGGCGGTCGGCTTCACCGGCCTCATCCTCGTCACCGTGATCGCCTTCCCGGCGTACGCGGACGTGTGGGGCCCCGCCCTCGCGGTCCTCGCCGCGCTCACGATGACCGTCGGCAACGTCGCCGCGCTGCGCCAGAGCGCTTCCCGCGCGCGCAGCGCCGTACGCCTGCTCGCCTGGTCCTCCGTCGCCCAGGCCGGGTACCTGCTGGTCCCGATCGCCTCCGCCGCGTACGCCGGGGAGCGCAGGATCGGCTCCACCGTGGCGTACGCCCTGATGTACGCCGTCGTGAACCTCGGCGCGTTCGCGGTGGCCGCCCTGGTCGCCCGTACCCGCCCCGGCAACCGTCTGGACGACTACCGCGGCCTGTACGCCACCCGGCCCCTGGCCGCCCTCGCGCTGGCGTTCTTCCTGCTCTGCCTGGCCGGGCTGCCGCCGGGGATCATCGGGCTCTTCGCCAAGGTCACGGTGTTCTCCGCCGCCGTCGACGCGGGCCTGGGCTGGCTCGCCGTCGTGATGGCCGTCAACGTCGTCGTCGCCCTGTACTACTACCTCCAGTGGACGGCCGCCCTGTTCCGCGCGCCCGCCGACGGGGAAGAGGCCGCGCCCGCCGTACGGCACCGTGTCCCGGCGTCCCTGACCGCGGCGATCGTCCTCACCGCGGCCGCCGGAGTCGTCCTGTCGGGCGCTCCGCAGACCGTGCTGAGATTCGCCACCGTCAATCTCTTCTGA
- the mscL gene encoding large conductance mechanosensitive channel protein MscL translates to MLSGFKDFILRGNVISMAVGLAVGAAFTAVVTGFSNGFIVPLIGIITRGTGDFSNAHFTVDGVKFPYGLFIAAAIAFLITAAVLYFGVVMPMAKVQDRFNAKKADEPVDIKAALRDCPRCYTEIPAIASRCAHCTSEVEPDPEAVELAKLPAQR, encoded by the coding sequence GTGCTGAGCGGGTTCAAGGACTTCATCCTGCGCGGGAACGTCATCTCCATGGCGGTCGGTCTCGCCGTCGGAGCCGCGTTCACCGCGGTCGTCACCGGGTTCAGCAACGGCTTCATCGTGCCGCTGATCGGCATCATCACGCGCGGCACCGGCGACTTCAGCAACGCGCACTTCACGGTCGACGGCGTGAAGTTCCCGTACGGCCTGTTCATCGCCGCGGCCATCGCCTTCCTCATCACCGCCGCCGTCCTCTACTTCGGCGTCGTCATGCCGATGGCCAAGGTCCAGGACCGCTTCAACGCCAAGAAGGCCGACGAGCCGGTCGACATCAAGGCCGCCCTGCGCGACTGCCCCCGCTGCTACACGGAGATCCCGGCCATCGCCTCCCGCTGCGCCCACTGCACCAGCGAGGTCGAGCCCGACCCCGAGGCCGTGGAACTCGCGAAGCTCCCCGCCCAGCGCTGA